One Dromiciops gliroides isolate mDroGli1 chromosome 3, mDroGli1.pri, whole genome shotgun sequence DNA segment encodes these proteins:
- the SFN gene encoding 14-3-3 protein sigma gives MERASLIQKAKLAEQAERYEDMADFMKGAVEKGAELSCEERNLLSVAYKNVVGGQRAAWRVLSSIEQKGAEEEGAEDKERGPDVREYREKVEGELRAVCGTVLSLLDSHLIRDAGDAESRVFYLKMKGDYFRYLAEVATGDDKKRTIDSARAAYQEAMDISKKEMLPTNPIRLGLALNFSVFHYEIANSPDEAISLAKTTFDEAMADLHTLSEDSYKDSTLIMQLLRDNLTLWTADSAGEEGGEAPPPEEQAQS, from the coding sequence ATGGAGAGAGCCAGCCTGATCCAGAAGGCCAAGCTGGCCGAGCAGGCCGAGCGCTACGAGGACATGGCCGACTTCATGAAGGGCGCCGTGGAGAAGGGCGCCGAGCTTTCGTGCGAGGAGCGCAACCTGCTCTCGGTGGCCTACAAGAACGTGGTGGGCGGCCAGCGCGCGGCCTGGCGGGTGCTGTCCAGCATCGAGCAGAAGGGCGCCGAAGAGGAGGGCGCAGAGGACAAGGAGCGGGGCCCCGACGTGCGCGAGTACCGGGAGAAGGTGGAGGGCGAGTTGCGCGCCGTCTGCGGCACCGTGCTGAGCCTGCTCGACTCGCACCTCATCCGCGACGCGGGCGACGCCGAGAGCCGCGTCTTCTACCTGAAGATGAAGGGCGACTACTTCCGCTACCTGGCCGAGGTGGCCACGGGCGACGACAAGAAGCGCACCATCGACTCGGCCCGCGCCGCCTACCAGGAGGCCATGGACATCAGCAAGAAGGAGATGCTGCCCACCAACCCCATCCGCCTGGGCTTGGCGCTGAACTTTTCCGTCTTCCACTACGAGATCGCCAACAGCCCCGACGAGGCCATCTCCCTGGCCAAGACCACCTTCGACGAGGCCATGGCCGACCTGCACACGCTGAGCGAGGACTCCTACAAGGACAGCACCCTCATCATGCAGCTGCTGCGCGACAACCTGACCCTCTGGACCGCCGACAGCGCTGGGGAGGAGGGCGGCGAGGCGCCGCCCCCCGAGGAGCAGGCCCAGAGCTGA